A segment of the Streptomyces pactum genome:
CCGCGCCCGCGCCAGTCCGGGGCGAGATACAACTGCGACAGCTCCCCCTCCTCCAGCACCATCACGCCGACGACGTCACCGTCGGCCGCCTCCGCCACCCAGGTCTCACGCAGGGGCACCACCACCTGGCGGAAGTAGTCCGTGACCTCTTCGTCGGTGCGGGGCCGGACCACGGTCGGCAGCGCCGCGGCGAAGGAACGCAGCCAGACGCCGGCCGCCGCACGGGCGTCGGTGGCCTCCGCCCGCCGCAGGACGACCGGTTCGCTGCCCTCGCGACTCACGGACGTGTCTCCTCCGGCACGACCGCCGTAGCCGTGATCTCCACCAACTGCCCCGGATACCCGAGACAGCTCACGCCGAGCAGTGTCGAGGAGTGCGGGCCCGCACTGAGCCCGGACGCCTCGACGACGTCCCAGACGGCCGACAGCGCGGCGGTCTCATCGCTGACGACGTACACGTCGGTCGAGAGAACGTGCCGCAAGTCGCTTCCCACGGTGCGCAACTGCTCGGTGAGGTTGGCGATCACCTGCTCGGCCTGCCGGACCGGATCACCCTCGCCGACCAGTTGCCCCTCCGCGTCGAGCGGGACGGACCCGGCCAGGAACGCGATCCTCGTGCCGGCCTCGACGACCGAAGCGTGAGAGTAGGTGGGCGGCGGGAACAGGCCGGGTACGGTGACGCGCTGGATCACGTGGGCTCCTGGGGCGGTGAACGGTCGACCTCCCGATCGTCCGTTCTGCGGACCACCCCCGCATCCGAATTTCCCCGCCCGACCGCGTCCGGCGGCCCGCCCCACCGCCCTCCACCCGGCCGTGCGGTGATCCGCGCCCGCGACTCCCGCTCCCACGACTCCCGCTCCCACGACGCCATCACGGCCTCCCCCGTCGCTACGTGGTGTGACGACTTCATTGATAACGCGAGCCACTGACAATCGCCTCGTGTCGCCGGGCGCCCCTGCGTACGCTTCCGGTGTCCGCCCGCCTCTCCAGCCCCAGCCGTCAGGAGCCCGAAGCAGTGCCCTCCCTCCCGGACCAGGCCTTCCTCGACACCACAGCCGACCGCCTCGCCACCCTGCCCAACGTCCGGGCGGTCACCCTCGGCGGCTCACGGGCCCAGGGCACCCACGGGCCCGACAGCGACTGGGACCTGGCGATCTACTACCGCGGCGCCTTCGATCCGGACGGCCTCCGTGCCCTCGGCTGGCCCGGGGAGGTCTCCGAGATCGGTGCCTGGGGCGGCGGCGGGGTCTTCAACGGCGGCGCCTGGCTGACGATCGACGACCGCCGGGTCGACCTGCACTACCGCGACCTCGACGTGGTCGAGCACGAGATGGCGGAGGCGGAGGAGGGGCGCTTCGGCGTCGAGCCGCTGATGTTCCACCTCGCGGGCATCCCGACGTACCTCGTGGTCGCCGAGCTCGCGATCAACGAGGTACTGCGCGGCGAACTGCCCCGCCCCGCCTACCCGGAGGCCCTGCGTACCACCGCCCCCGGCCGCTGGTACGGCGCGGCCACCGCCACCCTCGCCTATGCCAGGGACGGCCACGCGCCCAAGAGTGCCCTCACACAGGTGGCCGGCGCGATCGCCCTGGCCGCGGCACAGACCGCGCACGCGGTACTGGCGGCGCGGGGGGAGTGGGTCACCAACGAGAAGGGGATGGTCCGACGGGCCGGGCTGGGCGGGACGGACGGGGTCGACGGGCTGCTGGCGGAGCTGGCCCCCCGGCCGGACGCCCTGGCGCGGTCGGTCACGGACACCGAAGCGCTCCTGCGGGCGGCCGTGGAAGAGGCCGGGAGAGGTTAGGACCGCCACGAGGGGCGGGCACGGCACGCGCACGACCCGATTGCGTTCATAAAGAACGCGCCGTTCCGCCCGGCCGTCACATGCCCGAAACACGCCCGTCCCCTCTCCTCCAAGAACACCCCTTAGCGTGGACGCCACACCGCTCGACCACCCGTCTGGCACCGCACCGCCTGGCGCCAGACCGTCCGACACCGCACCGCCTGGCGCCAGACCGTCCGACGCCACACCGCCTGACACCACCCAGCCCGGCCACCGTCGCCCGAAGGCTCACCCCCGCCCTCGACCAGACGACAGGAGCCCCGCGCCCCGTGTACCGCACCTCCGTCCGCCGCGCGTGCCGTGCCGGCCTCGCGCTTCCGCCCTGGCTCGCCCACGCCCTGCGAAGCCAGGGCGGGCCCGTCCCCTGGAGCGCGGTGACCCGGGGTGCGCTGGCCGGTGGGCCGCTACTGTTCGCCGCCGTGCTCGCCGACCGGGCCTCCCTGGGGGTCGTCGCCGCCATCGCCGCCATGCTGGCCGGCATCAACGACCGGCCGGGCAGTCGCCGTACCTCCGTGCGGCGCATCGGTGTGCCCGCGCTCGCGGGGGCCGTCGGGCTGCTCGTCGGGACGTACGCCGGGCAGCACCTCGGCGCCGTGCCGCTCACCCTGACGCTGACCGGGCTCGGGCTGGTCGCCGGAGGCGTCAGCGCCGTCGGGGCCGTGGCGTCCGGGGCCGGGACGCAGTTGCTGGTCACCAGTGCCGTCGGTGCCGGGATGCCGTTGCCCGACGCCGGGTGGCAGAGCGTACTGGCCTTCCTCGCGGGGGCCGGATGGCTGCTCGCGCTGCGGCTGGTCCTGCCCTCGCCCGGCTCCCTCACCGGCGCCTCCCGGTTCGATTCCCGGTTCGACCTCCGGTTCGACTTCCGCTTCGCCTACCGGTTCGACGGTGAGCGGGCGGCCGTCGCCGACGTCTACGACGCCGTGGCCGCGCTCCTGGACGCGGCCGGCACGGAGCACGCCGTCGCACGCCGGGCCGCGCTCACCGCAGCTCTCGACCACGCGCAGGACGCGCTCGCCGGTCCCCGGCTGCGGCGTCACGCCTCGTCCCCGGCCGAACGCCGACTGCACGCCCAGTACGCCGCCGCGCTGCCTCTCGGCGAGGCCGCGACCGCGCTCGCCTGGGCGGAGCGGGCCTTGCCGGCCCGGGCCGGTGAGGGGCCCCGGCGGCTCGCCGCGGCCGTCCGCGGCAACTCCCACGCCGGTCCGCTGCCCGCCCCCAGCCGCACCGACCCAGCCCGGCGCGCCCTCGACGACGCGCTCCTGAACGCAGCGGAGGCCTTCGACCGGGGCAGTGGCCGGGACCTGCACACCCGCAGACGGTCGGGCGCCTCACTGGCACGCACCGTCCTCGGTGCCGGCGGTCGGGAGTACGGGCTGCGCGCCGGCCTGTGCTTCGGGGCCGGTGCCGCCGTCGCGCAGGTACTGCATCACGGGCACTGGTACGGGTCCCACCAGCACTGGTACTGGCTGCCCGCCACCGTCGTCTTCCTCGTCAAGCCCGACCTCGGTCCGCTCGTCTCCCGGGTGCTGTGCCGGGCGGCCGGGACCGTCCTCGGGGCGCTGCTCTTCGCCGGGTTCGCCGCCGTGCTGCCCCGGCCGGAAGGGCTGGTCGTGCTCGTCGCCGTCTGCGGTGCCCTGGTGCCCGTCGCCGCGCGGCACTTCGCCGCCCAGACCACCGTCGTCACCGTGCTCGTCCTCGCGCTGGTCATGGTGGGCGGCGAGCCCCAGGCCTCCGTCAGCCGCATCGGGGAGACGCTGCTGGCCTGCGCGATCGTGCTGGTCGTCGGGCATCTGCCGATGCCGGGGCAGCGGGGCGGCGGGGTCCGCGCCCGGATCGAGGCCGCCGACACCGCGGCCCACGCCTACCTCGCCCACGTACTGAGCGAGTCCGATGCCCGCGCCACCCGGTGGACGCTGCGCCGCGAGGCCTACCGCACGCTCGCCGAGGCCCGCGCCGCGATCACCCTGGCCGCCGCGGAACTGCCCGCCCTCGCCCGGCACTCGCAGGGCGCGGACGAGGTCGCCGCGGTCCTCGAACGGCTCGTCGACACCACCACCGCGTGCGCGGTGCACCTCGACGACACCGGCCGGCTCACGTCCCTGCACACCGCACGGCTCGCCGGACTGCGGGACGAACTCGAGGAGCGGCGCGGGCGCGTGGGCCGGCACCGTACGTTGGCGTGATGACGCCTTCTTCCCATGAAAGCCATCAGAGCCGTCAAAGCCGTCAGAGCCGTCAGAGCCGTCAGAGCCGTCAGATCCGTCTCAGCCCTGGGAGTGCTGAGAGCTCTGAGAGTCATGAGAGCCCTGAGACCCATGAGAAGCCCGCCGATCTCGTCATCACCGGCTGCACCGTCCTCGTGCACGACGACCGGGAACGGATCGGCTTCGAGGAGGAAGCGGCCGTCGTCGTGCGGGACGGAGTCGTCGATTCCGTGACGACCGCCGCCGCCGTGGACGGCCTCCCCGCCGCCGAACGCATCGACGCACGCGGTCAGGTCGCCCTCCCCGGCCTGATCAACTGCCACACGCACGCGCCGATGGCCGCCCTGCGCGGTCTCGCCGAGGACCTGCCCACCGAGGAGTGGTTCAACGACGTCGTCTGGCCCGTCGAGTCCAACCTCACCGACCGCGATGTGGAACTGGGCGCCCGGCTCGCCTGCGCCGAGATGATCCGTGCGGGCGTGACGACGTTCGCGGACCACTACTTCGCCATGGACGCGGTCGCCGCCGTCGTCGCCGAGAGCGGGATGCGGGCGCTGCTGGGGCAGGCGTACTTCTCCTCCCAGGGGCCCGAAGGGCGGGAGGCGTCACTGGAGTTCGCGCTGCGGCACCGCGGCACGGCCGGTGGACGCGTCACCACCGCCCTCGCCCCGCACGCCCCCTACACGGTGACCGACGCCGACCTCGCCGCCACCGCCGGACTCGCCCGTGACCACGGCCTGCCCGTGCACCTCCACGCGGCCGAGAACCGGGACCAGACCGACACCAGCCTCGCCCGGCACGGCGCCACCCCGATCGAGGTCCTGGAACGCACCGGCATCCTCGACACCGACGTGCTCATCGCACACGGCACCGGCATCGTCGAGTCCGACCTGCCGCTCCTCGCGCGCGCGGGCGGCCGTACGGCGGTGGCGACCGCGCCCCGCGGCTACCTCAAGTTCGCCTGGCCCACCACCACACCCGTGCGCGCGCTGCGCGACATCGGCGTCCCGGTGGGGCTCGCCACCGACGGCGCCGCCTCCAACAACTCCCTGGACGTGTGGGAGTCGATGGCGCTCACGTCCCTGGTCCAGAAGTCCACCGAGGGCGATCCCCGCTGGCTGACCTCCCGACAGGCCCTCCACCACGCCACCCTGCAGAGCGCTCGCGCGGTCGGACTCGGTGACACCGTCGGCCGCATCGCGCCCGGGCGGCGCGCCGACCTCGTCCTCGTCGACCTCACCGGGCCGCACACCCAGCCCGTGCACGACCTCGCCGCCACCCTGGTGCACAGCGCGCGGTCCGCGGACGTGCGCACGACGATCGTCGACGGGCGCGTCCTCATGCGGGACCGTGAACTGCTGACCCTCGACGTGCCCGCGGTGGTGCGGGAACTGGGGGAGCGGCTGCCCGCCCTGACCGACCGCGGACACGGCCGGCGTGTCCAGGAGTACGACACCTGAACCCCGAACGGAACTGAACACCGAGGTCAGCGGCTTCCCGGTGGCCTCCCGAAAAGAATCTTGCCGGGTCGCGATGAGTTCCGCTCCGCCCGTCGGTCACCACCCCGGAGGACCGTCGTGTGTCGCACAGGAGGAGCTGAATTCCATGTCGTTGCCCGAGATCGTCACCCGCGCGGACTGGCGCGCGGCGCGCGAGGCCCTGCTGACCAAGGAGAAGGCGGCCACCCGCGCGCGTGACGCGCTCAACGCCGAGCGGCGCGGGCTGCCCATGGTGGAGGTCGACAAGGAGTACGTGTTCGAGGGCGGCGACGGCAAGGCCACGCTGCTGGACCTCTTCGAGGGACGCGACCAGCTCGTCGTCTACCACTTCATGTTCGCGCCCGAGTGGGACGCCGGCTGCCGCAGTTGTTCGGCGTTCCTGGACCAGATCGGGCATCTCGCGCACCTGAGGGCGCGCGGTACGTCGTTCGCGGCCGTGTCCCGGGCGCCGTACCCGAGGCTCCTGCCGTTCAAGGCGCGGATGGGCTGGACGCTGCCCTGGTACTCGTCGTACGTCAGCGACTTCAACACCGACTTCGAGGTGACCCTCGAACACGAGGGCGAGCTGGTCGAGCGGCCGGGACTGAGCTGCTTCCTGCGGGAGCGCGACCGGGTCTTCCACACCTACTCGACGTACGAGCGAGGCCTCGACGGACTCGGCTCCGCCACCAGCCTGCTCGACCTGACCGCCCTCGGCCGGCGGGAGCAGTGGGAGAAACCCGAGGGGCGCGCGTCGACTCTGGGTGCGCCTGCGGGAAGCGAGAGGCTCCGCTACCACGACGAGTACGAGGACTGACACACGCCGTCACGAAGAAGGCCGAACGGCTGAGACGCCGATCACACTTTACGGTGAACGAGTGTCAACTATGTCTCAGTACCATCACCCCACGAGGCGATCGCTCCATGGTTGGCGTTTAACTCTACGAGTACAGCGCTACATGGAGGTGCAGGGTGAACGGGCGAACGGTGCTCGAACGCTTTCCCGCCGGCGGACCGCGTGGATCCTGGCCGGCGGAGGAGTTCGCTCACGCGCGGCGTCTGGAGGGCCTGCCCGCCGAGGTCGTCATGGACCTCGCCACGGACATGTTCCTGGTCATCGTCCGGGCCGGCGCCGCCGGTGATGCCGCCGCCTGACGCGCGGCGCGGCGCCGAGGCCGGCCCGCCTTCCTGGCGGGCGCCG
Coding sequences within it:
- a CDS encoding amidohydrolase, which gives rise to MTPSSHESHQSRQSRQSRQSRQSRQIRLSPGSAESSESHESPETHEKPADLVITGCTVLVHDDRERIGFEEEAAVVVRDGVVDSVTTAAAVDGLPAAERIDARGQVALPGLINCHTHAPMAALRGLAEDLPTEEWFNDVVWPVESNLTDRDVELGARLACAEMIRAGVTTFADHYFAMDAVAAVVAESGMRALLGQAYFSSQGPEGREASLEFALRHRGTAGGRVTTALAPHAPYTVTDADLAATAGLARDHGLPVHLHAAENRDQTDTSLARHGATPIEVLERTGILDTDVLIAHGTGIVESDLPLLARAGGRTAVATAPRGYLKFAWPTTTPVRALRDIGVPVGLATDGAASNNSLDVWESMALTSLVQKSTEGDPRWLTSRQALHHATLQSARAVGLGDTVGRIAPGRRADLVLVDLTGPHTQPVHDLAATLVHSARSADVRTTIVDGRVLMRDRELLTLDVPAVVRELGERLPALTDRGHGRRVQEYDT
- a CDS encoding FUSC family protein; translation: MYRTSVRRACRAGLALPPWLAHALRSQGGPVPWSAVTRGALAGGPLLFAAVLADRASLGVVAAIAAMLAGINDRPGSRRTSVRRIGVPALAGAVGLLVGTYAGQHLGAVPLTLTLTGLGLVAGGVSAVGAVASGAGTQLLVTSAVGAGMPLPDAGWQSVLAFLAGAGWLLALRLVLPSPGSLTGASRFDSRFDLRFDFRFAYRFDGERAAVADVYDAVAALLDAAGTEHAVARRAALTAALDHAQDALAGPRLRRHASSPAERRLHAQYAAALPLGEAATALAWAERALPARAGEGPRRLAAAVRGNSHAGPLPAPSRTDPARRALDDALLNAAEAFDRGSGRDLHTRRRSGASLARTVLGAGGREYGLRAGLCFGAGAAVAQVLHHGHWYGSHQHWYWLPATVVFLVKPDLGPLVSRVLCRAAGTVLGALLFAGFAAVLPRPEGLVVLVAVCGALVPVAARHFAAQTTVVTVLVLALVMVGGEPQASVSRIGETLLACAIVLVVGHLPMPGQRGGGVRARIEAADTAAHAYLAHVLSESDARATRWTLRREAYRTLAEARAAITLAAAELPALARHSQGADEVAAVLERLVDTTTACAVHLDDTGRLTSLHTARLAGLRDELEERRGRVGRHRTLA
- a CDS encoding RidA family protein translates to MIQRVTVPGLFPPPTYSHASVVEAGTRIAFLAGSVPLDAEGQLVGEGDPVRQAEQVIANLTEQLRTVGSDLRHVLSTDVYVVSDETAALSAVWDVVEASGLSAGPHSSTLLGVSCLGYPGQLVEITATAVVPEETRP
- a CDS encoding nucleotidyltransferase domain-containing protein, producing MPSLPDQAFLDTTADRLATLPNVRAVTLGGSRAQGTHGPDSDWDLAIYYRGAFDPDGLRALGWPGEVSEIGAWGGGGVFNGGAWLTIDDRRVDLHYRDLDVVEHEMAEAEEGRFGVEPLMFHLAGIPTYLVVAELAINEVLRGELPRPAYPEALRTTAPGRWYGAATATLAYARDGHAPKSALTQVAGAIALAAAQTAHAVLAARGEWVTNEKGMVRRAGLGGTDGVDGLLAELAPRPDALARSVTDTEALLRAAVEEAGRG
- a CDS encoding DUF899 domain-containing protein, coding for MSLPEIVTRADWRAAREALLTKEKAATRARDALNAERRGLPMVEVDKEYVFEGGDGKATLLDLFEGRDQLVVYHFMFAPEWDAGCRSCSAFLDQIGHLAHLRARGTSFAAVSRAPYPRLLPFKARMGWTLPWYSSYVSDFNTDFEVTLEHEGELVERPGLSCFLRERDRVFHTYSTYERGLDGLGSATSLLDLTALGRREQWEKPEGRASTLGAPAGSERLRYHDEYED